ACCTTACCTATAAATATGCTGATGGCAACAATCGATTAAACAAAGTCTTTGATGCTGCAGACGATATTTTTAATGAAACCGGAAAAGATCTTAAGAAAAACATCAAAGAACTTACATCTTACAACAAAAAAAATACAAGTACTCATAATTATATTTATGATTCAATCGGACAGCTTGTACAGGATAAATCCGAAGGATTAAAAATTTATTGGCGTGTTGATGGCAAAGTCAAAAAGATAATAAAAACAATAGGTAATGTCAATCGAATTATCTCTTTTGAATATGACGGTCTTGGAAATCGTATCGCTAAAAAAGTTTATGCCGAAACTTCCCCTGAAAATAGCACTACTACCTATTATGCACGTGATGCGCAAGGAAACGAGTTGGCAGTTTATAATCTTACCGAATCGTCTTCAAACAAAAGTCTAACCATAAAAGAACACCATATTTTTGGGAGCAGCAGACTTGGTTTAGAAGAATCTGATAAGATCGTATACCAATCTGGAAGCATCAATACGCAAAAAATAATTCAACCAGCTATTGCAGGTAAATCAACAGCGCAAAATGAACTTGCAGTTACAGAAAAAGTACTCACTGCACAAAGTTTTATAACACCGCTAATAACATTATCTCCCGTACCTGTCTATCGCGATTATGCATTAAATTTTAATGCAAATACAATTGCCTCATGGCCTAGTGCAAGCAGCAGTATTAAAGATAAAAATGCCGAATTTACAAGAATAGTATTAGATACAAAATTCAATATTACAGGTAACACGCCAAATATCAGAAACGGAAACTACATCGTTGCCAATTTAGAATACAAAGGTATTGTTGCAATCGGACCTCATAATAGTGTACTTACTAAATCTCCTGCTAACAGTTGTATAACTGTAGAACCAATTACTGCGGGAGAAAAAATTTACAATATCACCCGACCTTCTAACTGTAAAAATAGCGAGTTATCATTTGGAGAAGTCCTAAAACAAAATGAAGATGGATATGTTGATTATAATATCACCAGAAGAGATGTCAGTTATGATATTAAAGTGGGATTTACGATAAATAATAAATTTTATGGCTTTAATACCCGTTCCGGATCAACAGGAAATTGGCTCTTTAGACATGCTACTTTATTTGTTTATAGAGTAGTAAATGGAGCAGAAGCTGAAATTGCAAGATCAACTAATGATAATGCTTCTTATAACTTAAGACTTCAACGTGAAGGCAGGGTATTAAGATATTATCTTAATAACAATCTCATACATACCATTTCTATTTCAAATTTTCCTGTAATCCTAACTACACATACAGGAGAAAACAACAAACTTTATCGTTTAAAACTTTATAAAACTAAAACTTCTAATGAAGAGTTAACCACACAGGTTTTAGTCTCTTTGCAAAAATCGAACACTGGCTATAAAACAGAAATAAAGGCAGCACAAAGAACAGCTTCAGAAACACTTAGAAAATTTAGTACTACATCTGATAATATAAGTTTTGAAGAGGCTCAAAAAGAAATTGATTTGAAATTTAATGCCGATTTCAAATCAAAATCAATACTATATGTCGTTAATAATGCTTCCCAAACCCTAAATAATACTGACTGGACATTACCTACAAGTTCATCACTTGAGTTAATCCCGATTAATAATAAAAATCAAATAGTAGGAAGTCCCAGATTAGCATTTAATATGTGTTATTTTAATTATAGCATCAATCCATATACAGGTACTCCTAACTCAAACAATTTTGAATTTGATGATGTAACCAGCATTACAGTTACCAATAATCCAACAAAATCTAAAACTGGAACCAGTATGACAGTAACTCCTACTATAAAACGAGTACTGGATGGCCCCTGTCTGCTGGATCAGGATAAAGATGGTGTTTTTGACATCTATGAGGATGTAGATGGCGACGGAAATTTGGCAAACGATGATACCAATCTTGATCAAATTCCTAATTACAAAGATGCTGATGATGATGGAGATGGTATATTAACCAAATACGAAGGTGCAGTAATTAACACTTCAAATAAGGCTCCGTATTATGAAAATAAGAATTCATTAAATAGTGATGGTGATTTGATGCCAAATTATTTAGATAAAGATGATGACAACGATGGTGTAGACACTAAATTTGAAGGTGTAAATCCTGATCAAGATGGAAATCCATCAACAGGAAATACACTAGATACCGATCGTGATGGAATATTTGATTATCTGGATATTGATGATGATGGTGATGGATTGTATACTATGTATGAGAACCCTAATCCGGATGCAGATGGGAACCCAAATACGGGCTTAACACTCAATACTGATCATTATACAGGTATAAAAGGAGATATAAAAATAGATAATATTTGGAATTATCTGGATAATGATGATGATGGCGATGGTGTTTTAACTCAGTATGAACACGCAGATGATGATGGAAACCATAATCCGTTTACTGGTATTGTACCATTAAACACAAATGGTGTGGCATCAACTAATCACCCGAAAATGATTGTAAATAATATCCCCAATTATCTTGATGAAGATGATGACGGAGATGGATACCAAACCTGGGAAGAAGGTGCAAATCCTGACGGAGATGGAAACCCGGCTACAGGAGCAACTCGTGATACAGATCAAAATGGCATAGTAGATTATCTGGATTATCAAGATAGAATTTATCCCGAGACTGAACAAGTTCAATTAAATAATTATGTAAATTTGGCTGGAGATAAGCTTTATGAGCTTTCGAATCATTTAGGAAATGTATTAGCAGTAATTTCAGATCGTAAGATCCCTGAATTGGATGATATGAGTTCTTTGAAGTATTTTAATGCAGATGTAGTTAGTTATTCTGATTATTATCCTTTTGGAATGATTGTACCGAATAGACACGGTAGCAGTGATAGTTACCGTTACGGGTTTAATGGGAAGGAACTTGACAATGAATTAAAGGGTGAAGGAAATAGCTATAATTTTGGGGCAAGGATGTATGACCCTAGAGTTGGAAGATGGTTTAGTGCTGATAAAATGAAATCAAGAGCACCTGAATGGTCTCCTTATAGATTTGCTTTTGACAATCCAATGAGGTATAAGGATGCCGATGGGAATTGGGAAGAAGATGGTCATTTTTGGACTGTTTATGCAATGGGAATTGCAATGGGCATGAAGCCGTCAAACGCAAGACAACTAGCTGAATATGCTGAATATTATGACCATTCAGTACACGGAGATAATTCGATGAGTATTACTCCTCACAAATCTGGACTAAGTTGGGGTAAAGATGGAGGTCTTGGAACATGGGCTGACCCAGATTTACAGAAAACATATCATGGACTTACAGGAGGATTACAAAAAGAAGTCTTAAATGACGCAATATCTAATGTTATTACTGGAACACTATGCGATTTACATAAAGTTGGTGATGCTTGGGCTCATAGTTATATTAAGAATGGTAAACGAATAATGTATGGTGCTCATGGTGTAAATGAACCTTGGTATTCTTCTATAGTAAAATTTACTCTAGGAGATATTACATTTGAACATGCAATGGGAGGTCCTGAACATGGTGAACATGCAGATAATATTGCAGACCGACCAGTTGAATATATGAGTTATGTAAAAACTTTAAAAAATCTTTATATCAAAGCTTTTGGAGACGATATAAAAACAAAGAAACCTGATTTAACTATCTTTGCTTATGTTCAAGAAAATGGTAAAACAAAAGAAAACAATATATTTTTACTTAATTCTTATATTAATATGAGTGGGGGACAGAAAATATTTAGTGGTTTAAGTCCAAATCAAAATTTATTATTATCAGGCTACTTAGACAGTGTTGGAATTAAATATAATTCAGGAAGCAATCTAACACCAGCAGATAAAAAGCACAAATTGAGGTCAAGTCCTGAAACATTTACTTTACAAATTAAATAACATATGATATTTTTAGACATTAATAGCTCTTCATTTTTGGTAGTGTTTTTTTTATTCTTTTTGTTTGTTTTGTTTATTTTTTTTATTTTTTTAGAGGCTTTAAAAAAAACAAGATTCTCAAATATAAAAAATGTTGTGCTTAAAAAGATTATTGTTTTTTTAGTGTCCATTTTAATTATTTATATTATTTTATATATAATGTATGAGATTAGAGGAAAAGGTTTTTTAGAATAGCCCGAAAATCTATGATATTTAAGCTATTTTTATAGAGCCATTTTACACAATACTCTCATAGATAACTAATAAAAAGCCATTCCATCAACGGAGTGGCTTTTGGTTTTTATTGCTCATATTACTAAGTTCAAGCACTCTTTATAAAGCTTTCAGACACATAGCATGCTTCTGGATTATGCTCATCGTATATTTTCAATACGCTATCTAACATCGTATCACCTATATCAAATTGAACTACAACATCAATAAAGTCCAATAGTTCACCATTCTCTATCTTCTGTAATATCTCATTTTTAACTCTTAAACTATGATTGAACATAGAAGAATCAACAACGATTTTTTGCTCATTAATATCAATATTTGGCTTTAAGCCCATGTGTGCGTTTTTAGTGCCACTTAGCTTGGTCGTTGTTTTGACACCATGTTCTAAGATTATCCTATTCATGGTTTCTGCTACCAAATCACTATCGCTTTCTTCACATAAAAGTGCATCATACACGTACAGAACATGAATACCTTTAGCATTCAGATACGTAATAATATCGCTCATGACAGCTACTTCAACGCTAAACATCTTTTGAGAAGTAATCTTGTGACCATGTTCTTTTTTATCATGATAGATTCTTGCTAACATGTCGGATTCATTTTTAGAATAATAGTCAAAGAGCGGTGAATTTCTCATTTGATTCCAGTTCATGTTGAAAAAGCTTAAGTGAAGTATTTTTACTTCCTTAATGTCAATACCAGCTGATTCGGCTACGCTCTCATGTGTAAGATAACTTGCTTTACCATCATACAAACTGATAGCAATATTTGGATGTAATGCGCTATAATCGCACTCAATCAGCTTCTTACCATCGATTGTAATTTGTTCTCTTATCCATGACGGCATGAGCGTGAAACTATCCACCACACGACCACCGCTTGACATATCACCAGCACTAGGAATCATAAACCCACGACCAGTCAAGAACTCAAAGAGCTTGATATTATCCTCAACAAAGCTTCTGTTATCTGCATCAATCCAGTAATCATTTATGTGTTTGTTACGCATGGTCAGTATCTTGCCCTTTTTGGTAGTAAGACCCTTTTTAACCAATTTCTTACCGATAACTAGTAATTCTGTGCTAGTAGGTAAATCAATCTTTGGATACATCGCAATGAGATTGGAACAGATTGGATTTGTCATAGCTTTATGTAGTTGCTGATAGTACAGCTTGTTTCTATTGCGTATTATACCAGTATCTTTTATGATATATTCCACAAGCCCCGCTTTTAGATAAGTATCAGTTAATCGGAATCTTTTTGAGTGTATGCCAGCTTGATAACTATCATCAACCTCGATAAATGCACCCGTGCTAGTTCCCGCTTTAAGAACATCGATTATTTTAGTGTATATATAGGTATTGTCTGCATTTTTGGTTTGCTCATGCAGTAGCTCAGCGTTCAGGCACTTCCATTTATCATCAGTGTAATACGTACTTGCAAGGTTGTATAGGAATACTAAGCATTTTTCAACCGCTATGCTAACATCAGTGTCAATTGCTTTGAGCATCGACTTTGGAACGTATTTGCTTAGGTTGTACTGCGCTTTCTTTGGAATTAGGATTGAGTTTACGTTCGGGAAACGTAGTGCTGATTGAGACAGCTTATAATCGTTTTGGAGTAGGTCTATGTCTCCAGTATCGCCAGTGAAGGCAATGTAATCTTCATTTTTTGAGTTCATTGTGATATTCTCTTATTCTCGTTCCGTCACTTAGGACGGATTATTGTCTCTTAGATTTTACTTGGTAAGAGAAGCTGGGGCATGACTCCCAGCAACCAAGGTTTTTATGAGTTATTCTCTCAGTTTATTGCTTTTATCAATTATACTTCTAAATGATAAAATAGTCAATAGTCTTTGAAAACTATTTTTGAAAATATTTTAATTATTCTTCAAGCTCCATTAAAGTAATAGCGCAAATTGAGCATAAACTTATAAATGAAGTATTCATCTATTCCTTTATACAAGTAGTGTTACAACCCATTTATTCTATTATATATAAAGTAACATATATGATGGAAAGAGAATAGAAGAAGAATGGAAATAATTCTTTAAACAACTAATTATTAAAAAAATCTTATCAAATCATTGATGTACCATAACACTCCCTTTACGTTCCTATAGAACTGTGTATTCGCACGTAAGAGCTGTGTGAGCCTAAAAATGGAACTGCCAGCTCATGTCCTCCCTCTCCTACCTCCCTGCATAGTATAAATCACTGATTTACAGCACTAAGTTACCGCCTTTCACGATTCCCAAAACGTACACATTCATACTGATAGCGTTGGATATGTCCGTTTACTGCGCTAAAAATTTTGGACAAAAAATTTTGGAACAACTTTTAGCGCATATTTATAGTATAAAGAGATTATGAGAATACTAATACGATTATCCCAATGGCAACAAGTTCTACAATCAGAACCGCTAAAGCTACCTATCCATTTTAAAAGAATAGATTTCACCGATAAAGAATATAAATTGTTTCAAAAATTATTGCAATCCAAAGAACGAGGCTAAGACCTCGTTTTTTTGTTGGTCTACATTTCAAAAAAGCTGTGAGCCCAGGAAATCCAGGATTTTTCTTGTTTAATCCAAAATAGACCTGGACATTTGTTTCACTTTTGATAAGAAGTGAAAGTGACAGCGTAAACCCAGTAAAATAGGGTGTTCGCAGAGGTTAGTAAAATGGCCACATTCAGATACATATATTAAGGAATAAAAGTGAAACTAAATTAGAAGATTATGGCATTAAAAGGACAAAAAACAACGAGTGATTTTTTAGAGTGGAATAAGATGCAAACTATCGTTTTGAAGTTGGAGCGAGATAATGACCTAAAATTTGCGCTACTTATTGCAACAGGTTCTTATATTGGACTAAGAATTTCTGACCTACTTCAACTAAGATGGAATCAAGTTTTACATGAAGAGTTGTTCACCATCACCGAAAAGAAAACTAAAAAGATTCGTAAAGTGACCATTAACCCAGAGCTTCAAATTATACTTAAAAGATTGTTTATCCAATTGGAAGCCAAAGAAACGGACTTAATGTTTGTGAACCGTTTTGGAGAGAAACCGTTTAGCATCCAGTACGTGAATAGCAAACTTAAAGATATTTTTACCAAATACAGCGTCAGAGGTCAGTATTCGAGCCACTTCATGAGAAAAACACTAGGTCGTAGAGTGTGGGAGGTCAACAAGTACTCTGACCAAGCTTTATTGTTATTGTCTCAATTGTTCAATCATACAAGTGTGTCCACCACCAAAATCTACCTAGGGATTAGAGAACAGGAAATCAGTAACTTATATCTTAGCGTATAATTAATTTGTTGTATTTGCGTAAATAAAATGAAAATAAGATTGTTTATTCAAATAAAAATGTTACATTTGCATAACAAAAATGAAATAACAACAACATGGAAGAAAATCTAAAACATTGGAGCAGTCAAACGATAGTCTTATTAGGAATGTGGTTATGGGATAAAGGCGAATACGGTCACGCCTTGTTGTGTATGCACGCCCCACAATGGGGACTAAAGATAGGAACTTTACTAAGTGTCACATGGGATGATGTAATGCACTATGATGATAATCATCCAAAACATGATTTAGTTATTTCTGATAAAGAAACTCCTATTCGGTCAATTAATCACTCCATCCAAGAATCGATAGAAATAGCTTATGCCAAACTTCCTATTGTGAACATTGAAGATACTCTTTATATGAATTATAAAACGGGTAAACCTTTGACTTCATCGACTTTAAATAGGGAATTGAAGCGTTTTGGAGAAGACTTTTTAGCTGAACTAAAAGAAAAGACTGGATTCGATTTACAGTTAAAAACCTTAAAAACAAATTCCTTTGAAATCGCTTGGGCTTTGGATATGGCTAAAAAATACCACTACAAAAAGCAGGTCTTCGTATCACTTTCGAGTTTCATGGGACATAGAACGGTTAAAGACACCATCAAGTTACTAGAGATTGAGCCTGACGATAAAATTGAATTTGATTTTGACAATATAAAATCGATTCATAATATGATGGATGCGGGAATTTTTAACGATAAAGATGCCTTGAGCAAGTTTATTTATCAAGATATAATTTTTGCGGGTGAAGAATTGATTCCCGTCCTGCTTAAGAACTAAACAAACCTCTTTTTATTGAATTATCTCTTCGGTGCAAGACCCGAACAGGGATTCTTACCTCTAATTTTAACCTTGCATCAGATGAAAAACAACATGCAAGAACAAGAACCACAGAGTTTTATGAGAATTGATTTCGACCCAAAAACAGCAGTTCAACTCGAAGACCCCTTACTTAATGGCTACGGACTGGATTTGACCAATACTGATTTTATAAAGTACCAAAACGGCAATCTGGAAGCGGAGGTAATTGGAGGTATTTCAACGCTAAATCTAACAAGGTTTCAAGTAACACTAAAGATTTCTCGAAGACCACAGATGAGCGCACAAGATGTGTACCGCAATACAGTCGATTTGTATAATGAGAATAATATTCAAAATTTTATTAGACAGACCAGCATCAAATTAAAAATTGATTCTACCATCATAGCTGATTTCATTTTTGACCTTACCGAACGCTTAGAATCGTATCGTAAGAACAAGCTAACCTATAAAGAAGAAAACATCTTAGTTCCTGCCAGTAGCACCAAAGACCAAAAGAAGCTTAAAGAATTATTGAATAGTGATACGCTTTTGGAGGATTTGCAAGAGCTTCTGGTTCAAGCGGGTGTTCAATGTGGTAAAATAGGATTGCAATTGTTTTTAATAGCTCTCAGTAGTAAACTCCCTAGTGTGATGCATGGCATTTTACAAGGCAGTACTGAGATTTCCAGTGAATTAATCAAAACCTTTTCCAATGTGTTGCCTGCTGAGATAAACCGATTTAAGACCTCAATTTCAGATAGTGTATTGTATTATGCTCCAAATGAAAACTATTGGAAAAACAAAGTATTGCTCTTGCCAAGCATCGATACATTAGGAAAAAAGAACACGGCTATAACAGAACTAATTCTACAAGGTGAGGTCAATCGATTGGTTACGGAAAACACCGAGCAAGGCACTTACCGAGCCAGTAGCAAAATGGTAAAAGGAAATCTCAGTTTTATTAGTTCTACCGCTAGAGGCTACCATGAACTCATGAACACCGATACAGTGATGGCAATACCAATCTCTAATCTCAATGCAATAAAAGAAGCCATAACCACAGCAGAAATAAAGCGATTTGCAGGGCTATTAGATGAAAATGAACTACTAACCGCTCAAGCCAAAATACAAGGCTTATTTCGAGAATTAAAAGCTATTAAGGTGGTCAATCCTTATCTTGAGCAATTGAATGTCAGTGCGTTTTTTGATAACGATGGAAGACTCATAACCCAATTTTTAAGAATCACGACCCTCATCGCTCTACTACATCAAAAACAACTAGTTATGACACAAACAAAAGGTGTTTACCAAATTGAGGTGCAAGCTAAGCACATGGAACAGGCATTGGAACTCTTTAAAGAAATTTGGTTCAAACAAGAAAAAGAACTCCATTTCAAAGTAGCAAGTACACTAGTCAGAATCAAGAACACTCTTATCAAAGAATCACCCGAAAGTTATAAAGAATCGGAATTCTTTGTCAAAGACATGCGAGCCAAACTAAAAGCCGTTCCCTCAAGTTTTGCAAGACATATCAATACGCTTTATGATTACGGCAAGTTGGAGCGCACTGATGGAAACAGAAAGGACGGATATACTTACACCGTTGCCAATTGGAATGATACCAACAGCACCGCAAAGCAGTACGAAGACTTCAAAAAAGAGATAATCTCATTGCAATCTCAGTAGTTTCTCATGGCTCAATGGCTTGTGAATACTGGACTAAGCTCAATAAATGAGAAACTTAATGATACTATATAAAAAAGAAATATGAAAAAATTAGAAATACATATCCTTCCATTTATTGAAGCCTTAGAACGCTTTGCTATTCGATTAGAGACTCAAGGAGCTTCACAGAGTCAAGTATATATCAAAGCCAACAGTGTTAAAGAATTTTTGCATTACCTAGAGCAAAAAGGTATCACCAAGCTCAGCCAAATCAATCAAAAACGAGTCGATGAGTATTTTGAATATTTAAAGAATAGACCCCTAGAGACCAAAAACGGAACAATGTCACCAGCCTATCTACTCAAGCATCGGGAATGTGTTTTAAGATTCATTGAATTTGTATTGAGCCAGCAACAGGAAATCGGTCACGGTCAAAGTGGTATTCAAATCAGGATTGATAAAAGCGAGACAGCCCCCAAGGAGATTTTACTAGAGAATGAGGTAGAGTTATTATTTGATGCTTGTGGTGACAATCTGTTAGGAATACGAGATAAAGCCATTCTTAGCCTCCTATACGGCTGTGGTCTAAGAAGGAAAGAAGCTTTGCAATTGGACATAAGCGAAATAGATTTGAACAAAGGTCGAGTTCATATTGACAAGTCTAAAACCAAGCATGCTAGAGACGTTCCCATGTCAACCAAAGTTCAGCAGAATATCGAAGAGTATTTGTTTAATGTTAGGAATTTAATGCTAGACAGCAACAGTGACCTTACTAGCTTTCTAATAACCGAGCGAGGAACTCAGATGAATGACGGGACACTCGGCAAAGTAATAGAACGGTTATCTAAAAAAATAAATATTGGCAAGGTGGTTACTTGTCATTTATTGAGACACTCCATTGCGACCCATCTACACCGATACATGATAATTGAAGATGTAGCAAAGTTCTTAGGACATCAAAGCCTTGATTCAACTATGATTTATACTCACTTAAAAAACGAATACTATGGATAAAGATAAAATGATTGATAGATTTAGAAACTATTTAGTGGATGAATTGAGCTATACTCTGACAACTTACAAAGGCTATAAGACCTGCGTTAGTAGTTATTTGGATTGGCTCATGGCAAATAACATCGAACCCAAAATGATGACCCTAAACCTTACTTATGACTTCCTATCGTACCGAAAATCAAAAGGAGATACCAATCAAAACATAAGTATTTACAAAACGGCTATAACCCATTTCAACCAAGCTATAGCCATGAAATCAAATCCCGCCTTACTGGTTCATTTGGCTAAGAACGAACGTAAGACCCCAACTAAGCTACTCGATGAAGAGTTCTTGAGTGCAATCTATCGAGACACCTCAGCCAATACTCTTGTTCAGAAGCGAGATAGATGTATTATCGGCATGATGGTCTTTTTAGGATTACAACGCTCAGAAATTGGCTTATTACAGTTGGAGGATTTGCAATTAGAACAGGCACGCATTTACGTTAATGGAAACCTAAACACTAACGAGAGATATATTGATTTAAACCCTAAACAGATGCTACATTTATCCCAATATCTGTATGAAATTAGAACACCGTTATTAAAGGAATATCGATTGACAACCAATAGCTTATTTTTTAGCTGTGGTGGTGCAACTGCTTTAGATGGAGCATTGTCAAGACTAAGCAAACGAATCAAAAGAGAATTCCATTATGTGAAAGATTTTAAACAGCTCAAACAATCCCGAATAAGTATTTGGGTCAAGGAATTAGGACTACGCCAAGCTCAATATTTAGGTGGCTATCGCTATGTAACCAGTGTTCAACGATATGATTTTAAAAGCATCGATGATTTGAAATTGAAGTTGGAATGTAATCATCCCATGGAACGATTTAATCATTAAATAAAATATTCATTTATAATAATTCAGTGAACCACTTAGCAATCTAAGTGGTTTTTTTGTATATATTCGTGCCACGTTCTTAAAATTAAAACCTGACTCAAAAAAAGCGTATAAAGGGTTATCCTTTTGGAATGCAAGTCCCAACAAGACATGGGCAAAGCGACAATTACAGATATGGGTTTCAGGGACAGGAAAAAGATGATGAGATAAAAGGCGAAGGGAACAGCTTAAACTACACCTTTAGGATGCACGACCCTAGAGTTGGAAGGTTCTTTGCTATTGACCCTTTAGCACCAAAATATCCATTTTATTCTCCGTATTCATTTAGTGGAAATAGAGTTATTGACTCTGGAGAATTAGAGGGCTTAGAGCCAACAACAAAAGGTAAGAGTGAAGGTGAGAAGCAAACCGCACAATATACTCCGCCGAAAGATGCCTTTTTTCAAGATGAAAAATATCAACCAACTTTAGATTGGTTCTGGCACATGGGGTCTGATAATGCAAAATCAGGTTGGTATTCTAAAGGGAATTATGCATATACCCAATTAGATACTAAGAACGGGCAAGTTATGCCTCCAATGTCAAATTGGGAAAAATTTCCAATGTACACTGAAGGTGCACGAGATTGGCACGGAAATGGTGTTGATTCAAATGGATACTTAACAGGTAGAGAGCCCTATCCTGATTTAACAATTATGTTAGGCGGTTTAGGTGGTGGAAAAAGTAAAATGGCAGGAGAAGCTATTGCATTAATGGGAGGTGCAAAAAAGGCTGGAGCACTTTGGACAATTTACCAAGGATTTAAATTAGAGGAAAAAAGTGGTGAATTTCTTTTATATATTGGTAAAGCCAAAAATGGTATTGCAAATAGATATTCAATAGGTAAAATAAATGATTACGCAATAAAAGCATTTAAACAATTAGAAATGATACCTGATAACGGTACTGCTCTTGGTGTGGAACAATTGATAATGGAGCTAAACGGATGGAAAGGAAAAGCTTCAAATACTGTTAAGCCAGTTCTATCGAATGTTAATAATGCAACAATTAAAGAAATTTATACAACACAGGGTAAAGCTTGGTTGGATACAAACGTAGAGGGTTGGGAAAAATTATTTAAAGTTAATTAGTAAGATATGAAAACAGAATATTCAGGGAATATATATTCTATAAGCTTAGAATTTGATTTAGGATTAGTGTATGCTGAATTATTGGACTATTCTGATGTTCATAGTTTTGATGGGATTTTAGTTCAGGTTTATGCATACAAAGCTTCTAGTGATGAAAAAAGTATTGATAACATTGATGAAATTAGGTCTAATGGAATTCTTTTCGGACCTGTTCCTATAAACAAATACCCAAGTATTAAAGGCAAATATTCATGGAAATATATAGGAAAGTCTATAAATTATTCAAAAGAATCGCCATGGTTTAAATCGTATAGAGGAAATCTCTTTAAAGAAAATAATTGGTATAATTTAAAACCTTGGTTTAAATCAAAGGATTTTGAGAACGACTCGAAAGATATAGAATGTAATTATAATGAAATAAGAAGATTAGAAACATTAATTATAAATCATCCTGAAACCATTAAAATGAAAGTATCAATGCTATATTTAATTCAGCAAGGAAAAAATGTTGGTGATTTTTATGATTTAAGTGTAATAGGCAATAGAAATATGTTTATTCAAGTTATAAATACTTATTTTGATAATGACAAAGTGGAATTATTATTATCTGATGCTAAAGAATTAATTAAAGTGAATTAAATAAGTGGTGTTTCAGAGTTAGTAATAGATATTTGTATATCCTAGCTTTTTGAAGAGTTCTAAATAAAAGCTGTGGGAATGTCTCCGACTTCGCACCCACATCTAAAGCAAACAAAAAAGCCACTCTAAAATGGAGTGGTTTTTGTTTTTTATTACTTTACTAAAGCCCTAAAATAATA
The Flavobacterium sp. 5 DNA segment above includes these coding regions:
- a CDS encoding tyrosine-type recombinase/integrase, whose amino-acid sequence is MALKGQKTTSDFLEWNKMQTIVLKLERDNDLKFALLIATGSYIGLRISDLLQLRWNQVLHEELFTITEKKTKKIRKVTINPELQIILKRLFIQLEAKETDLMFVNRFGEKPFSIQYVNSKLKDIFTKYSVRGQYSSHFMRKTLGRRVWEVNKYSDQALLLLSQLFNHTSVSTTKIYLGIREQEISNLYLSV
- a CDS encoding site-specific integrase translates to MKKLEIHILPFIEALERFAIRLETQGASQSQVYIKANSVKEFLHYLEQKGITKLSQINQKRVDEYFEYLKNRPLETKNGTMSPAYLLKHRECVLRFIEFVLSQQQEIGHGQSGIQIRIDKSETAPKEILLENEVELLFDACGDNLLGIRDKAILSLLYGCGLRRKEALQLDISEIDLNKGRVHIDKSKTKHARDVPMSTKVQQNIEEYLFNVRNLMLDSNSDLTSFLITERGTQMNDGTLGKVIERLSKKINIGKVVTCHLLRHSIATHLHRYMIIEDVAKFLGHQSLDSTMIYTHLKNEYYG